In Ignavibacteria bacterium, a single genomic region encodes these proteins:
- a CDS encoding carboxyl transferase domain-containing protein → MVDITAKGKVVSEGGGKKAIEKLHSQNKLHCRERVNLLIDKNTSFLEIGLFTAYDMYKEFGGAPSSGTIFGIGKVSGRDCVIVANDATVKAGAWFPLTCKKNLRAQEIAMENKLPIIYLVDSAGVFLPLQDEIFPDKEHFGRIFRNNAVMSSMGIPQIAAIMGPCVAGGAYLPIMSDETIIVEGTGSIFLAGPHLVKAAIGEVTDTESLGGGEVSSAVSGITDEKVLDDKAAIEKIRSLVSKFGHNTFAGFDRIESKNPAYDVNEIYGVIPEDSTKPYNTYDLMARIIDDSDFDEYKPSYGQTIITGFARINGWAVGIIANQREVVKKKNPKGHTEMQFGGVIYSDSADKATRFIMNCNQRKIPLLFLQDVTGFMVGSTSEHGGIIKDGAKMVNAVANSTVPKITIITGNSFGAGNYAMCGKAYDPRFIFAYPNAKIAVMGGSQASNVLLDIKIGQLRKLGKEIHSDDKKKFLEDISKKYDEQTNVLYAAARLWIDGIIDPAKTREVVSQCISIANCNPDIPKFNPGVIQT, encoded by the coding sequence ATGGTCGATATAACTGCGAAGGGAAAAGTCGTTTCAGAAGGTGGGGGTAAAAAAGCCATAGAAAAACTTCACTCGCAGAACAAGCTTCATTGCAGAGAAAGAGTTAACCTCCTCATTGATAAAAATACATCATTCCTTGAAATCGGTCTGTTTACAGCTTATGATATGTATAAGGAATTTGGTGGTGCTCCATCATCAGGTACAATTTTCGGCATCGGCAAAGTTTCAGGGCGAGATTGTGTTATTGTTGCAAATGATGCAACCGTAAAGGCAGGTGCTTGGTTTCCTTTAACTTGTAAGAAAAACCTTCGTGCACAGGAAATTGCGATGGAAAACAAACTTCCTATAATTTATCTTGTCGACTCCGCTGGTGTCTTCCTTCCCCTGCAGGATGAAATCTTTCCTGATAAAGAGCACTTTGGTCGTATCTTCCGTAATAATGCTGTAATGAGCTCTATGGGCATACCTCAGATAGCTGCAATAATGGGTCCCTGTGTTGCTGGCGGTGCTTATCTCCCTATTATGAGCGATGAAACAATTATCGTGGAAGGTACAGGCAGTATTTTTCTTGCTGGTCCTCATCTTGTCAAAGCCGCAATAGGCGAAGTTACCGATACAGAATCCCTCGGTGGAGGTGAAGTTTCGTCGGCTGTCTCTGGCATAACTGACGAAAAAGTACTTGACGATAAAGCAGCAATTGAAAAAATTCGAAGTCTCGTAAGTAAATTTGGTCACAATACTTTTGCTGGTTTTGATAGAATTGAATCAAAAAATCCTGCTTACGATGTAAACGAAATATATGGTGTTATTCCTGAAGACAGTACAAAACCTTATAACACCTACGACCTGATGGCCAGAATAATCGATGATAGTGATTTTGATGAATACAAACCATCCTATGGCCAAACTATTATTACTGGTTTTGCCCGCATCAACGGTTGGGCCGTTGGAATCATTGCAAATCAACGTGAAGTTGTTAAGAAAAAGAATCCCAAAGGTCACACGGAAATGCAATTCGGTGGGGTCATTTACTCCGATTCAGCTGATAAGGCAACACGGTTTATTATGAATTGTAATCAGAGAAAAATTCCCCTGCTCTTTCTTCAGGATGTTACGGGCTTTATGGTTGGTTCGACATCTGAACACGGTGGTATCATTAAAGACGGTGCGAAGATGGTTAATGCCGTCGCTAATTCTACCGTACCTAAAATAACCATAATTACAGGTAATAGTTTCGGTGCTGGAAATTACGCTATGTGTGGCAAAGCTTATGACCCGCGATTCATTTTTGCATACCCGAACGCAAAGATTGCAGTAATGGGCGGCTCTCAGGCTTCAAACGTCTTACTCGATATTAAAATCGGTCAACTGAGAAAACTCGGTAAAGAAATTCATTCGGACGATAAGAAAAAGTTTCTCGAAGATATATCAAAAAAGTACGATGAGCAAACTAACGTTCTTTATGCTGCGGCAAGACTTTGGATCGACGGAATTATAGACCCCGCTAAAACACGTGAAGTTGTATCACAATGTATATCAATAGCGAACTGTAATCCTGATATACCAAAATTTAATCCTGGTGTGATTCAAACGTAG
- the clpX gene encoding ATP-dependent Clp protease ATP-binding subunit ClpX, giving the protein MAAKSANNIVPRCSFCGRSADKVTNLIKGPADRFGKAPFICEICVDGAVHIIKMNTDPTSSANFNKSKSGINPAAIKKFLDEYVIGQDRAKKSLAVAVYNHYKRIDAMKSISIDDVELEKSNILMIGTTGTGKTYLAQTLAKLLNVPFAIADATTLTEAGYVGDDVESMLVRLLQNAEYDIQKAEMGIIYVDEIDKISRKSENVSITRDVSGEGVQQALLKILEGTIATVPPKGGRKHPEQPLLSINTKNILFICGGAFVGLEKIIERRVAKGSIGFGAEVFGKNDIKTDEILTQVEPDDLVKFGLIPEIVGRLPIVTSLESLDTKALLTILTEPRNALIKQYKKLFRMEGVDLVFHEDALTAVTEIAIKRGTGARALRSIMENIMVDIMYKIPSKENLASCIITKEVITERKEPIYLSPNKKALA; this is encoded by the coding sequence ATGGCAGCTAAGTCAGCTAATAATATTGTTCCAAGATGTTCTTTTTGCGGTAGAAGCGCAGACAAAGTGACAAATTTAATTAAAGGTCCCGCTGATAGATTTGGAAAGGCTCCGTTTATTTGTGAAATTTGTGTTGACGGTGCTGTACATATTATTAAGATGAATACTGATCCCACAAGCAGTGCTAATTTCAATAAATCAAAATCTGGTATCAACCCTGCTGCTATTAAGAAATTCCTTGATGAATATGTTATCGGTCAGGACCGTGCTAAAAAATCGCTCGCCGTTGCCGTTTATAATCATTACAAAAGAATTGATGCAATGAAATCTATTAGCATCGACGATGTCGAACTGGAAAAGAGTAATATCTTAATGATTGGTACTACAGGAACTGGAAAAACTTATCTCGCTCAAACCTTGGCAAAATTACTTAACGTTCCTTTTGCTATCGCTGATGCAACAACTCTTACCGAAGCCGGTTATGTTGGAGATGATGTGGAATCAATGCTGGTAAGACTTTTGCAGAATGCCGAATATGATATTCAGAAAGCGGAAATGGGCATTATCTATGTAGATGAAATTGATAAAATTTCAAGAAAAAGCGAAAATGTTTCTATAACTCGTGATGTTTCCGGCGAAGGTGTTCAGCAGGCATTACTTAAGATTCTCGAAGGTACAATTGCAACTGTTCCACCAAAAGGTGGCAGGAAACACCCTGAACAACCTCTATTAAGCATTAACACAAAAAATATTCTTTTCATTTGTGGTGGTGCTTTTGTTGGTCTTGAAAAAATTATTGAAAGAAGAGTCGCTAAAGGCTCTATTGGTTTCGGTGCTGAAGTATTCGGCAAAAATGATATTAAAACAGATGAGATTTTAACCCAAGTTGAACCTGATGACCTTGTTAAATTCGGTTTAATACCTGAAATTGTTGGCAGACTTCCAATTGTCACCTCACTTGAAAGCCTCGATACTAAAGCTTTGCTGACGATTCTTACCGAACCGAGAAATGCTCTTATTAAGCAATATAAAAAACTTTTCAGAATGGAAGGCGTTGACCTTGTTTTCCATGAAGATGCTCTAACTGCAGTTACCGAAATTGCAATTAAACGTGGTACTGGTGCACGCGCTCTTCGTTCTATCATGGAAAATATAATGGTTGATATAATGTACAAAATCCCTTCAAAAGAAAACCTTGCAAGCTGCATCATAACTAAAGAAGTGATTACCGAACGCAAAGAACCAATTTATCTAAGCCCGAACAAAAAAGCTCTTGCATAG